The segment CCGGCTCTGCTCCGCTCACCGCCGAGACCCACGAAGCGTTTGAAGCCAAAACCGGTCATGCGATTCTTGAGCGCTACGGTATGACCGAAACCAATATGAACCTTTCCAACCCTTATGAAGGCGCACGGCGAGCAGGCACCGTAGGTATGCCGCTGCCCGGCGTGGAGATGCGTATTACCAATCGCGAAACCGGCGATGAAGTGCCTTTGGGTGAGATTGGCATGCTGCAGATTCGCGGCCCGAATGTGTTTATCGGCTACTGGCGAATGCCTGAAAAAACCCGCGAGGAGCTGTTAGACGACGGCTTTTTCATTACCGGCGATCTCGCCATGGTCGACGAGCAAGGCTATGTGCATATTGTAGGTCGCGACAAAGACCTTGTGATTTCCGGCGGCTACAACGTCTATCCCAAAGAGGTGGAACAAGTGATTGACGAGCTCGACCAAGTCGCTGAATCCGCGGTCATCGGCCTACCCCATCCTGACTTTGGTGAGGGGGTGACCGCTGTAGTCGTGCGCCAGCAAGGTGCCCTTGAAAATCAGCTTAATGAAGATAAGGTGATCAGCCATCTAGACGGTCGGCTAGCCAAGTATAAGCAGCCCAAACGGGTCTTCTTTGTCGATGAACTCCCCCGCAATACCATGGGCAAAGTGCAGAAAAATGAGCTTCGCAAGCAGTTTAACGATACCTATCGAAATTCTTAGTTGCCCGTCCTGCCAGCATACTCTTCTTGCCTTTTTTGCCCCGCCGCGTGCGGGGCTTTTAGCAGGGCTTTGCTGGGAAAAGGAACCATTTGCTCTCCTAAGTGTTAAGGTGAAACTACTTAACGAACGATGGAGCAAATCACCTTGACTACGCCTACCGTCACGAGCGGCATCACTGCCAGCGAACTCTATAAGTTGGTCAGCCAACCCGCCTCCACCAGCAGCGAAAATGCGACCCTTGAATGGCCCGAAGCGACCATTAGCCTGGATGAGACGAATCAGACGCTGATCTGGGAGCTCAACGACTACGGCAACTTGCCGATTACCCTCTCGCGCAGTGAAAATGAGTGGATCGCCATGTCGCCCATAGTGGCCGTGGACAGCGTCAAAAACGCCGCCGAACTTAACGACGTCTTACTGCGCCAGGGCATTTCGTTACCGCTGGCTTCCGTGGGTATTGTCGAAATCGACGGGCACGACTTTTATGTGGCTTATGGGCAACTGTTTGGCGACTCCAAACTTGAATCAATTTGTGCAGAACTGCACGCCACGGCCAGTGCGGCCATGGACGTTGCCGAACTGATACAAACGCACTTCGCCTAACGTTTACCCATTGTTCGTCTATTCTCCCAAACACCGTTATCAATTAGTGTCACCACCCAGGTGACGTATAAGCGAGATTATTTATGTTAAGCAAAATAATGACCGCCCTGCGGGGCAAAGCGACTGAAACCGGTCAAACAGTAGTAGACTCCCAGGCGCTGCGCATTTTAGATCAGGAAATCCGCGACTCGGAAAATCACCTGAGCCAGTCTAAAACCGAGCTCACCCGCTTGATGGGCCAACGCCAGTTGAACAGCAATAAAGCCGACACGCTGGAAAGCAAAATTGCCGAGTTGGAAAAAAGCGCAGAAGCTGCGCTGGATAAAGGCGAAGAAGCACTGGCGGTGGAAGTGGCAGAGCGCATGGTAGCGTTGCAGGATGACCTGGAAGCCGAGCGGGCGATTGTGAGCGAGTACGATGCCAGCATTGAAAAACTGCGCAGCGCCATTCGCGGCACCGACAACCAGCTTCGCCAGCTCAAACAGCAGGTGAGCGTGGTGAAAGCCACCGAGTCAGCGCAAAAGGCCCAATCTGCCGTAGCGTCTCGCCACTCGGGCCAGAACAGCGCGATGAGCAGCGCCATGGAATCACTCGATCGAATCAAAGAGCGTCAGCAGCTTAATTCGGCGCAAATGCAGGCCGCCGACGAGATGGCCGCTGAAGAGAGCGGTAGTTCGCTCGAAGCACGCTTGAAATCAGCGGGCATCGGCGGCACGCAGCGCAAAGCAGACGATGTGTTAGCGCGCCTGAAAGCAAAGAAAAGCGCTCCACAAGAGTAAGTTCTCTCTTCAACAAGCTCATTAGCGAGGCAGGCCATGCTTAACAACCTGAAAGCACTTTTTCGCGCTACCACGCAGAAGCAGCCTGAGCAGGCAGCGGGCCGCCCGGTAGCGGCGGGCCTGCCCATAAGCGTCAGCCAGGAAGACCTTGAGGGCCTGCGACTGGATGGGCGCGTCAATATTAAGCTGATCGGCCTGCGTGCCCATCCCGACGCGCTGTTTCGCTGGGACGACGATGCCTACCATCATATTGCCGCCGTGGGGCACGTCGATCTTGGTCAAGGAGCGCACCTGGTACGCTTCTATCTGGATAACGACACCTGGCTGCAGGCCAACATTGAGAACGGCCAGGTGCTTGAATATAAGCTGTTTGACTTTTACCGTGTTGCCCATCTCTCGGATGTCGAATTTGATAATTTGATCAACGGTGAAGATAAGCAGCCCGATAGCATCGGCGCCCAAACTGTCTCGCTCACCTCCACCACTGAGGAAGCGCGCAGTTGCACCTATCAGCGAGTATGGGGGGATGGCGACAGCCTGTGGTCGCCGCCGGTGGTTTTCGAAGAGCAGGTAATGACCACCGAGAGCGTGTCAGCCCGCCATGTGACCCACCATGCAATGCTCTATGAGCGTACCATCGAAGGCACCGAGCGCATGGAGTACCTGCTGATGAGCGCTGAAAATGATGACGAAGGCAGCTTTATGGTGGTGCACAACGTGGGGGTCGATGTAGCCTCCGTCGATATCGACGCTATGTAATCATTACCGCCGCTTTTTAAATACGTTTTATCTACTACAAAAGGAAACCGCCACCATGGTGAACTACCTGTACGGCTTGCCGTCATTTATCGCCTACCTAGTGACTGCGATTTTACTGCTCGCCGCCTTTATGTACTGCTACAGCCGCATTACTCCGCACCACGAGTGGACGTTGATTCGTGAAGGCAACGCAGCGGCTGCCTCGGCCTACGGCGGCTCCATTTTAGGCTTTACCATTCCGCTATATAGCGCGATGGCGCACTCGATCAGCTTAATCGATTTTGTGCTCTGGGGCATCGTCGCCTTTATCGTTCAATTGGCTACCTTCTTCGCGGTTAAGCTGTTTTTGCGCAAGCAGGGTGAAAGTCTGTCGCAGCACATCACCGAAGGCCACCAGGCCTACGGCATTTTAATGGCCAGCGTGGCCGTGGCAGTCGGCTTACTCAACGCCGCTTCGATGACGTGGTAAAGGAGAGCCCGCATGTCTAAACACGATCACACTCCCCATTTGCCCCGCCGCAAGCGCAGCGGACGCTTGTCATTAGCGATGATGGGCGCTAGCGCCTTTGGTCTTACCGCCTGTGGCCAGCCGCCCCAGGAAGAGCAAATCACCGAGATCGAATTCGACGAGCCGCGCAGCTTTCAGAGCGTTGAGGATTGCGTTGCTGAGAATGTCTATACCCGTAGCGCCTGCGAAGACGCTTATGAAGCTTCCCTGGAAGCGGTGCCGCGCTATAGCACCCTGGAAGAGTGCGAAGCTGAGAATGGTGAAGGCGCTTGTACCGCGCCAACCGACGAGCAGTCACAAGCGGCAACAGGTAGCACCGGTGGTAGTTGGTTTATGCCCGCCATGATGGGTTATATGGTCGGCAGCATGATGTCCAACACCAACCGTGGACGCTCCTTCGAGCGGGTCTACCAAGAGCCGGTGTACCGCAATCGTCAAAACCAGGGCAACTGGAATACGGCGACCAATCAGGCGACCCAGCGCGTTACTCAGCGTAATGATGCAATGCGCAGCTCAGTGGCGACCTCTCAGCGCCGAGGCTTTGGCTCGCGCTCTTCTGCCCGCGGCGGTTGGGGCTCATAACCCCTAGGCAAACATTACTATGCTGCGAATCGATATCCCTGAACGAAGCAACTGGAAAGCCCTGGCCCATGAGCTGGGCTTTCATTTTCATACCATCGAGGGGGAGCCTTACTGGAAAGAGGACGCCTACTACCAGTTCACCCTAGAGCAGGTAGAGCGTGACATTGAAGGGCCTACCGAGGCGGTGCATGAGATGTGCATGGAGCTGGTGGATAAGGTCTGCCACTCCAATGCGCTTATGCAGCGTTTGGCGCTGCCCGAGCATATGTGGGACATCATCCACAACTCGTGGAAGTCGGGTCAGCCGCATCTCTACGGGCGGATGGATTTTGCCTACTCTGGCGATGGCCCGGCGAAACTGCTGGAGCTCAACTACGACACCCCTACCTCGCTCTACGAAGCGGGCTTTTTTCAGTGGGTATGGCTTGAGCAAGCTATCCAGCAAGGCATCCTGCCCCGCCATGCGGATCAGTACAACTCGATTCAAGAGCGCCTGATCAATGCCATGGCGCACCTCGGCGACCGCATAGAAGCGCGCACGCTGTACTTCTCCTGCATCAAAGATAACCCCGAAGAACGTGCCACCGTGCACTACTTACAGGATGTGGCGGTGCAGGCGGGACTCAAGGCGCCGTTTATCTACACTGAAGATATTGGCCTGCGGCCCGGTGCCGAGCATTTCGTTGATCTGGATAATCAACCCATCCACGCACTTTTCAAACTCTACCCCTGGGAAGAGATGGCCGACGATGCGTTTGGCGAGTATATCCCGCAGCTAAACACTCACTGGTTTGAGCCGCCCTGGAAAGCGATCCTCTCCAACAAGGGAATTCTGCCCCTGCTATGGGAGCATTTTGAGGGCCACCCCAATCTGCTACCGGCGTTTTTCGAGGATGCCAATAGCCCGCCGCTGCCAGCAGGCTGGGTGCGCAAACCGTTTTTTTCCCGGGAAGGCAGTAACGTAGAACTGATTACTCCCGCAGGGCAACGAGAAGCTGTTGATGGCCCCTATACCGACAGCCCATGGATCCGTCAGGCCTACCACCCGATGCCACGCTTTGGTAATAACCACGCCTTAATTGGCAGTTGGGTAGTGGGTGACCGCGCCTGCGGCATGGGCATTCGTGAAGACGTTGGCCGCATCACCAAAGACTCCTCCTGCTTTGTGCCCCACGCAATTGTCTAAACATACGTACCAAATTCCGCTTATTAGCGCTGGACATTGCTCCCTAAAAAAGCTGAAATCATCCGTATTACTTTTTTGAGCAGAGGGGCATCACCCTTCACTTTTTTATCCTGAATATTACCCAACAGCATTAACACTAGGGTTTGTAAGCCTAGATGTCGTTGCGTCTTCAGGGCCACCGTTTACTTTGGAGCAACGGCGAACATGATGGCGCGCTGGAAATCCCTACCTCTACGGCTTCGGCTATTTCTCTCCTTTGGGATCGTCTTGGCGCTGGCCATGCTCCTGGCGCTCTATCTTCAAGCGCGTACTCACAGCCAAGCGCGGCTGAATAACCTGCTTAATGAAGAGCTACCGGCACAGGTCGAAGGACTGGCCGCGCATATAAACCTTAACCTTAGCCAAGATCTCGCCATTTCTGAAAGCCTAGCCAATAGCTACTTTATTGAGCAGTGGATTCGAGACGGGCTGCCTGAAGAGCGGCAAGATGACATTAACCGCTACCTTGCCCGCCTGATGGAACAGTTAGATACCGAGCTGCTGTTTATCGCTGCTCAAGCGCAGGGGCAGGGCTACTATTTTCAGCTGCGCAACGGTGAATTTCTGCAGCGTACTATCCAGCCGCCCGGTAGCGAAGACGACTGGTACTACCGTTTTACTGAAAGCGATAACACATACGAGCTGAATTTAGATAGCGACACCTTTTCTCCCGATGATGCTTTTGTGTACGTCAATTACCGCAGCGCGGTAAATGCAGCCAACGGGCGACCGCTGGTGGTCGCTGGCGCGGGTCTAGATCTCTCCCAAATGGCCAATTTGATTGCTGATTTCCGATTAGGTAACACAGGCCACGCCTCTCTGCTCAGCGCCGAAGGTGAACTGCTCATTCGGAGCGATGGGTACAGTGCTGGTGAATATAGCGTTGAAGCCGCGCCTAATGGCGAGACAGCGGCCGAGCCCTTACCCACGCAAACGCCGCAGCGCCTGCTGCGTGATGAACAGCTCCAGGTACAAGAAGTTGAGCGCGACGGCAAGACTCTTTTGATTAGCACACGTTGGCTACCCGAATTGCAGCGCTACCTGATGGTGGAGGTCGATAAAGAGACCTACCTGGCGTCCTCACGTGAGCGCTTCCTGGAGTCTAGCGGTATAGGCTTGCTCATTTTGCTCGCCGGGTTACTCGTTCTTTACCCGCTGACCGGCAGCCTCATCCGCCCGCTGATTGATTTCCAGCGCCAGTTGAAAGATATCACCCTCAGCCTGGATCTTTCGCGGCGGGTCAGCACCGACGACAAGGCCGAGCTTGGCGACTTAGCTGATCAAACAAACGAGCTCCTTGAGCGTCTCTCACGCGCTATTGCGGCGGTAGCCAAAAATGCTCTGGCACTCACCCACGTTGCCGACCGGCTGGGGAAAACCGCTGGCCTTTCGGGCGTGCACGGTAGCGATATTGATCATGAAGCAAGCCAAACCATGGCCGCCGCAGTCGAGGAGATGGCCTCTTCAGTGGCTGAGATCACCTCCACCATGGAAGAGCTCTCTACCTCGTCAACCCAAATCGCCGACCACTCTCAGTCGGTGGTCGACGTTGCCAATCAAACTCTGGAGCGCAGCCGCAAAGGCAGTTCGGCCATGCAACTGCTACAGTCAAAAATGCAGGACATCCGTAGCGACAGCGAGCAGAGTCTGACCGAGATCATGACGCTGGGGGCGAAATCCAAACAGATCAACAAGGTGATGGAATTGATCAACACCCTGGCCGCCCAGACTAAGCTGATCGCTTTCAATGCCGCCTTGGAAGCCTCTAGCGCGGGAGAGTCGGGGCGACGCTTTTCGGTCGTCGCCAGCGAGATACGCCGATTGGCTGACAGCGTAACCGACTCCACCCAAGAGATTGAAGCACATACCGATGATATTCAGACGGCCATTAATCGCTTGGTGGTCGCCTCTGAAAAAGGCGCCTCCTCAATCGAGCAGGGCGTTGAAGCAAGCATGAGTACCGCCCAGGATCTGGAGGCGCTGCTCAAGGCGGCGAGTCAAACCAGCAGCGCGGCTCAGCAAATATCGCTGTCTACTCAGCAACAAAAAACCGCCAGTAGTCAGGTGGTAATGGCGCTGCGAGATATCGATACGGCCAGTTCGCGCAATGCACACTCAGTGCGCAGTATTACCGACATCAGCCAGGACATGATCAATATGTCGGCGGAACTTAATGCGCTGGTGCAGGAGTTCACCCTAACAAATAAAGACCGCTGATAAGGATACCGGATGAGTGTAATTCGGGTAGTCATTGCCGACGACAGCCAGGTAGCCCGCGACGTGCTACGCGATATCCTCAGCCGAGACGATGATATTGAAATCGTCGGGGAAGCCACTAATGGACGCGAAGCGGTGGAACTAGCCAAGCGCCTTGCGCCGCAGCTGATCACCATGGATCTCAACATGCCGGTGATGGACGGTTTGAGCGCCATCGAAGAGATCATGCACAGCAAAGGGGTGCCCATTCTGGTGGTCAGCGACCGCTCCGATGCGCAAACGGCTTATCAAGCCTTAGAGGTGGGTGCGTTGGAAGTAATGCCGAAGCCCACGTTAGAAGGCGCAGACGCCGAGCGCCTTGTGGAGCGTGTACGCCTGTTAGCTGGTGTCGCGGTGATCACTCGCCTACGCCGACGTGTCACCACGTCACCCCCATTCATTACCTCGCCTCCCCTACCCGCTGCCCCACGGGGAGTGCCGCGAGACTTTCAGTATGTGGTCGCAATCGCTTGCTCCACCGGAGGCCCACAAGCCTTAGTGCGTCTGCTGCGAACGCTACCTGCCGGGTTTCCAGCACCTATTGTGATCGCCCAGCACATCAGCCATGGATTTATCAATGGCATGGCACAATGGCTGGGATCGCTATGTGCCATGCCAGTCAGCGTGGGCCAGGAGGGTGAGCTGCTACGACCTGGGCATATCTATTTGTCCCCTTCCGAGCAGAATTTATGTGTGACTCCTCGCCATCGTTTTCAGCTTCAACCCAGCCCCGCGACAGTTCTATACCATCCCAGTTGCGATGTACTATTACAGAGTGTCGCGGAGGTCTATGGCCGCGATGCCATCGGCATTATTTTGACCGGTATGGGCCGCGATGGAGTGAATGGCATTCGAGCTATTTTCCAGGCTGGCGGTAGCACTTTCGCACAAGATGAAGCCAGCTCGGTTATTTACGGTATGAATCAGGAAGCGGTTAAAGCGGGCGTCGTACAGCATGAATTACCGCTTGATAGCCTTCCAGATAGGCTACTGCGCGATGTGCGTGGCTACTTAAATAGCCGACCGGAGCCTCGGGCATGAGCGAGCTTGCCCCCTTTAAAGCCCTGGTACATCAGCGTTGTGGTTTATACCTTGAGGGCTTAGCCGAAGCCCGGCTATTCCGGGCGGTGGCCAGCTTACAATCCTCAACGGGGCTAACCGACAACACGCAACTCCTCAAGAAATTAACCAGCGACCCAGCACTATTCGATCAGTTTGTCAGTCACTTAACGGTGAATGAAACCTATTTTTGTCGCGAACCGGACGCGCTGAACTGGTTGGTCAGCACCTACTTGCCTGAACGTTTAGCGGCAGGGCAACCGCCGCTCTCTATCTTCAGCGCAGGCTGCTCGTCCGGCGAAGAGCCCTATAGCGTGGCGATGATGCTGTTTGAGCGCTTTGGCGAGCGGGCCAAAGCGTTGTTTACCCTCACCGGCGGCGACCTGGACCACCAAGTTCTTACAAAGGCACGCCAAGCGGTTTATGGGGGGATGGCGTTTCGCGCGCTCTCTCCCAACTTTAAAGCGCGTTACTTTAGCCCCTACCAGGGCCGCTACAAACTTCACGAGTCTCTGCGTCAGTGGGTAACCTTTCGCCCCTTTAATCTATTAAACGCCGATGAGAGCAGTGCAGGCGGCCCCTTTGATGTAATTCTGTTTCGCAATGTGTCGATCTACTTTGATCAGCAGACGCGGCGCCGTATTCATCAGCAGCTTGGCCAGTTACTGGCTCCGAACGGCATTTTACTCTGCGGCGTCACCGAAACCTTGGGTAACGATCTCGGCGTGTTCGAACTGGTCGAAGCCCAGGGCGTATTTTACTTTCGCCATGCAGAGCAATCCACGGCTGTGCAAGCGGCTCCCCTTCAGCCGCCGTTGCCCACCAGAGACACCAAAGCTGATGAGAGTATTCACGTCGGTGAGCGCGTAAATAAAAAGCTAGCGCTAGGCAGCAGAGCTGATTTAGCGCCCGAGGA is part of the Halomonas alkaliantarctica genome and harbors:
- a CDS encoding DUF2170 family protein, translated to MTTPTVTSGITASELYKLVSQPASTSSENATLEWPEATISLDETNQTLIWELNDYGNLPITLSRSENEWIAMSPIVAVDSVKNAAELNDVLLRQGISLPLASVGIVEIDGHDFYVAYGQLFGDSKLESICAELHATASAAMDVAELIQTHFA
- a CDS encoding PspA/IM30 family protein, whose protein sequence is MLSKIMTALRGKATETGQTVVDSQALRILDQEIRDSENHLSQSKTELTRLMGQRQLNSNKADTLESKIAELEKSAEAALDKGEEALAVEVAERMVALQDDLEAERAIVSEYDASIEKLRSAIRGTDNQLRQLKQQVSVVKATESAQKAQSAVASRHSGQNSAMSSAMESLDRIKERQQLNSAQMQAADEMAAEESGSSLEARLKSAGIGGTQRKADDVLARLKAKKSAPQE
- a CDS encoding DUF2491 family protein → MLNNLKALFRATTQKQPEQAAGRPVAAGLPISVSQEDLEGLRLDGRVNIKLIGLRAHPDALFRWDDDAYHHIAAVGHVDLGQGAHLVRFYLDNDTWLQANIENGQVLEYKLFDFYRVAHLSDVEFDNLINGEDKQPDSIGAQTVSLTSTTEEARSCTYQRVWGDGDSLWSPPVVFEEQVMTTESVSARHVTHHAMLYERTIEGTERMEYLLMSAENDDEGSFMVVHNVGVDVASVDIDAM
- a CDS encoding DUF350 domain-containing protein, which translates into the protein MVNYLYGLPSFIAYLVTAILLLAAFMYCYSRITPHHEWTLIREGNAAAASAYGGSILGFTIPLYSAMAHSISLIDFVLWGIVAFIVQLATFFAVKLFLRKQGESLSQHITEGHQAYGILMASVAVAVGLLNAASMTW
- a CDS encoding DUF1190 domain-containing protein, with amino-acid sequence MSKHDHTPHLPRRKRSGRLSLAMMGASAFGLTACGQPPQEEQITEIEFDEPRSFQSVEDCVAENVYTRSACEDAYEASLEAVPRYSTLEECEAENGEGACTAPTDEQSQAATGSTGGSWFMPAMMGYMVGSMMSNTNRGRSFERVYQEPVYRNRQNQGNWNTATNQATQRVTQRNDAMRSSVATSQRRGFGSRSSARGGWGS
- a CDS encoding glutathionylspermidine synthase family protein, with the translated sequence MLRIDIPERSNWKALAHELGFHFHTIEGEPYWKEDAYYQFTLEQVERDIEGPTEAVHEMCMELVDKVCHSNALMQRLALPEHMWDIIHNSWKSGQPHLYGRMDFAYSGDGPAKLLELNYDTPTSLYEAGFFQWVWLEQAIQQGILPRHADQYNSIQERLINAMAHLGDRIEARTLYFSCIKDNPEERATVHYLQDVAVQAGLKAPFIYTEDIGLRPGAEHFVDLDNQPIHALFKLYPWEEMADDAFGEYIPQLNTHWFEPPWKAILSNKGILPLLWEHFEGHPNLLPAFFEDANSPPLPAGWVRKPFFSREGSNVELITPAGQREAVDGPYTDSPWIRQAYHPMPRFGNNHALIGSWVVGDRACGMGIREDVGRITKDSSCFVPHAIV
- a CDS encoding methyl-accepting chemotaxis protein, which gives rise to MMARWKSLPLRLRLFLSFGIVLALAMLLALYLQARTHSQARLNNLLNEELPAQVEGLAAHINLNLSQDLAISESLANSYFIEQWIRDGLPEERQDDINRYLARLMEQLDTELLFIAAQAQGQGYYFQLRNGEFLQRTIQPPGSEDDWYYRFTESDNTYELNLDSDTFSPDDAFVYVNYRSAVNAANGRPLVVAGAGLDLSQMANLIADFRLGNTGHASLLSAEGELLIRSDGYSAGEYSVEAAPNGETAAEPLPTQTPQRLLRDEQLQVQEVERDGKTLLISTRWLPELQRYLMVEVDKETYLASSRERFLESSGIGLLILLAGLLVLYPLTGSLIRPLIDFQRQLKDITLSLDLSRRVSTDDKAELGDLADQTNELLERLSRAIAAVAKNALALTHVADRLGKTAGLSGVHGSDIDHEASQTMAAAVEEMASSVAEITSTMEELSTSSTQIADHSQSVVDVANQTLERSRKGSSAMQLLQSKMQDIRSDSEQSLTEIMTLGAKSKQINKVMELINTLAAQTKLIAFNAALEASSAGESGRRFSVVASEIRRLADSVTDSTQEIEAHTDDIQTAINRLVVASEKGASSIEQGVEASMSTAQDLEALLKAASQTSSAAQQISLSTQQQKTASSQVVMALRDIDTASSRNAHSVRSITDISQDMINMSAELNALVQEFTLTNKDR
- the cheB gene encoding chemotaxis-specific protein-glutamate methyltransferase CheB, which gives rise to MSVIRVVIADDSQVARDVLRDILSRDDDIEIVGEATNGREAVELAKRLAPQLITMDLNMPVMDGLSAIEEIMHSKGVPILVVSDRSDAQTAYQALEVGALEVMPKPTLEGADAERLVERVRLLAGVAVITRLRRRVTTSPPFITSPPLPAAPRGVPRDFQYVVAIACSTGGPQALVRLLRTLPAGFPAPIVIAQHISHGFINGMAQWLGSLCAMPVSVGQEGELLRPGHIYLSPSEQNLCVTPRHRFQLQPSPATVLYHPSCDVLLQSVAEVYGRDAIGIILTGMGRDGVNGIRAIFQAGGSTFAQDEASSVIYGMNQEAVKAGVVQHELPLDSLPDRLLRDVRGYLNSRPEPRA
- a CDS encoding CheR family methyltransferase, encoding MSELAPFKALVHQRCGLYLEGLAEARLFRAVASLQSSTGLTDNTQLLKKLTSDPALFDQFVSHLTVNETYFCREPDALNWLVSTYLPERLAAGQPPLSIFSAGCSSGEEPYSVAMMLFERFGERAKALFTLTGGDLDHQVLTKARQAVYGGMAFRALSPNFKARYFSPYQGRYKLHESLRQWVTFRPFNLLNADESSAGGPFDVILFRNVSIYFDQQTRRRIHQQLGQLLAPNGILLCGVTETLGNDLGVFELVEAQGVFYFRHAEQSTAVQAAPLQPPLPTRDTKADESIHVGERVNKKLALGSRADLAPEEPLEPAAANEQPDSITHQLHTAHQLLDQNAFNDAAALLEALLKQQPWLIDALVLAGLVARWQQQPNQAYDYFKRAIYVAPECWPAHFYLAELYRQGELTDEPLQRKQRYAAVVRLLTTAPTSNGGLDIIAPPLPPGDARFLAERYLKAANTTLASTSTTQGVG